GGTATCCACTTACGTGGTTACGCGCAGAAAGATCCTAAGCAAGAATATAAGCGCGAATCTTTCGCGATGTTTGCCTCTATGCTTGAAGCTCTGAAATATGAAGTGATCAGCACGCTCAGCAAAGTGCAGGTTCGTATGCCTGAAGAAGTCGAAGCCATGGAACAGCAGCGTCGTGAAGAGGCCGAGCGCCTGGCACAAATGCAACAGCTAAGCCACCAGGATGACGATACTTTAGCGGCGGAAGCACTGGCTGCAGAAACGGGTGAGCGCAAAGTGGGTCGTAACGATCCGTGCCCATGCGGTTCTGGCAAAAAATACAAACAGTGTCATGGCCGTTTGAGCTAAGAACATCATTATCGATAAAGGCGCAGCTTGCTGCGCCTTTTTTCTGTGGAGTACCTGCACAAAAATGAAACAGTTAGAGATCGCCGTTGGCATTATTCGCAATCAGCAGGGTGAGATTTTTATCACTCAACGGGCGGCAGATGCCCATATGGCAAATAAACTTGAATTTCCCGGTGGGAAAATTGAAGTTGGCGAAACGCCGGAGCAAGCATTAGTTCGTGAACTGCAAGAAGAGACGGGCATTACCCCAACTACGTTTTCGTTATTTCATCAGTTAGCTTATGAGTTCCCGGACAGGCACGTGACGCTGTGGTTCTTTATGGTAGAAAAATGGGAAGGCGAACCGTGGGGTAAAGAGGGGCAGCCGGGTCAATGGGTTGCACAAAATTCGCTGGTGGCTGCAGATTTTCCACCAGCAAATGAACCCGTTATCAGCAAATTACAGCAGCGTTAACGCAGATCTTCTTCACTCCAGTCGTCGCTTTCAGATAAATCGCCGCTGCTAGGAATACGTTTTTCCTCGGCGGCCCATTCACCTAAATCAATCAACTGGCAACGCTTGCTGCAAAATGGGCGGTAGGGACTGGTTTCATTCCAGATAACAACTTTACCGCAGCCGGGGCAGTTTACTTTGGTTGGTTCAGACACGTTAACTCCTTAGCAGCACGCCAGTTCAAAATCGAGACGCTCTGGAATGATTCCATTTTCGCTATCAAGCGGCAGGAAGCGAATCGCAAAACGGCTTTTATGGCCAGAAACCTGCGGATACAGCTGAGAGGAAAGATCTAACTGCAAACGCAGTAAATCGGCATCATCGCCGTTATCCTGATAAAAACCGTTGAGACTGGTTTGCTTACGGAACGGCGCAGAATTACGAATGATCTCCAGTAGCAGATCCAATGCCTGTTTCAGAGGCTGCAACGTCGCAAGCCAGGTATTAATTTGCGCGTCACGCTGTGCTTGTGGGGAATATAGCCAGATATGCAGCGTCGGCAAATCAAAGCTACAACATCCTCCAGGAATACTCAGACGCTGGCGAACCAATGCGATCAGGCGATCTTCTCGCAGCGCTTGCCCCAGTCGTGGAGCGGCCATTAAGACACTGCCGCGCTCTTTAAGCTGGCTGCGTAGAGAATCAATCAACTGCATATCTACGCCCGGAACTTCAGACCAGTTCAATAATTTACGCTGCTGGCGTTCCAGTTCTTTTAGAATATCAGTGCGAATCTCGCCGCGTTCAAAGACATCAAGCAGGTCACCCACATTGCGGAAAAAATGAAGGGCTTTGGAGGTTTCATCTACCGGTAACGAACTTTCGAGTTGTTGAATTAAAAACTCGATACGCAACCAGGTACGCATTTTTTCATTCAGTGGGTGCTCAAAGAGGATCTGGGTACTCATTATTCAATTTCCTGCTGTGCGGCCTGGGACGCCAGATCCAGATACTGGCGGTGCAGGCGGTCAACATGTGCAGCCACCTGTTCGGCGCCACCATCATTATTAATTACATCGTCGGCTGCGCTCAAACGCGCCTCGCGTGTCGCCTGTGCGGCAAGGATTTGTTGCACATGTTCGCGACTGACTTTATCTCGCGCAATAGTACGTGCGATTTGCACCTCTGGCGAGACATCAACGACCAACACGCGATCGGCCTTTTGTTGCAGGTTATTCTCAATTAACAATGGAACAACCCACAAAACGTAAGGGGAAAGAGCTTGATTAATTTCGGTTTGGGTTCGCTGATGAATCAATGGGTGTAACAGCGCATTGAGCCATTGCTTCTCCGCAGGGGAAGAAAAAATTTTTTCGCGCAGAACCCGGCGATTAAGCGTGCCGTCCTGAAGAAGTATTTCATTACCAAAATGTTCTGTAATAGTGCTCAGTGCGGGCTGACCTGGCTCAACAACCTGACGAGCAATGACGTCAGCGTCTACAACGGTAATACCTAA
This genomic window from Buttiauxella gaviniae contains:
- the mutT gene encoding 8-oxo-dGTP diphosphatase MutT — its product is MKQLEIAVGIIRNQQGEIFITQRAADAHMANKLEFPGGKIEVGETPEQALVRELQEETGITPTTFSLFHQLAYEFPDRHVTLWFFMVEKWEGEPWGKEGQPGQWVAQNSLVAADFPPANEPVISKLQQR
- the zapD gene encoding cell division protein ZapD codes for the protein MSTQILFEHPLNEKMRTWLRIEFLIQQLESSLPVDETSKALHFFRNVGDLLDVFERGEIRTDILKELERQQRKLLNWSEVPGVDMQLIDSLRSQLKERGSVLMAAPRLGQALREDRLIALVRQRLSIPGGCCSFDLPTLHIWLYSPQAQRDAQINTWLATLQPLKQALDLLLEIIRNSAPFRKQTSLNGFYQDNGDDADLLRLQLDLSSQLYPQVSGHKSRFAIRFLPLDSENGIIPERLDFELACC
- the coaE gene encoding dephospho-CoA kinase (Dephospho-CoA kinase (CoaE) performs the final step in coenzyme A biosynthesis.); protein product: MVYTVALTGGIGSGKSTVADSFSRLGITVVDADVIARQVVEPGQPALSTITEHFGNEILLQDGTLNRRVLREKIFSSPAEKQWLNALLHPLIHQRTQTEINQALSPYVLWVVPLLIENNLQQKADRVLVVDVSPEVQIARTIARDKVSREHVQQILAAQATREARLSAADDVINNDGGAEQVAAHVDRLHRQYLDLASQAAQQEIE
- the yacG gene encoding DNA gyrase inhibitor YacG is translated as MSEPTKVNCPGCGKVVIWNETSPYRPFCSKRCQLIDLGEWAAEEKRIPSSGDLSESDDWSEEDLR